From the genome of Aliarcobacter lanthieri:
GTGTTCTATCTATAGTTATATAATAAATTAAATCTATTCTAATTTATCACAAATTATTGATATGAAATTTTTTTTATTTAAAATTAAATATTACTATTTAATCTTACGAAAAAATTTTAAAGACTTTAACATTATATTTTTAAATATCGTACTATTTTAATAACTATTGTTATCTTTTTAGTGTTCTTTAGGATAAATCCTAATATAAATCTTATCTGCTATAAAACTTATATTAGAATTTCTTTAAATATATATGGTGGAGAATAGCGGGATCGAACCGCTGACCTCCTGCGTGCAAAGCAGGCGCTCTCCCAGCTGAGCTAATTCCCCAACAAAGATTATCTTATTATGGTGGGCCTATCAGGACTTGAACCTGAGACCTCACGATTATCAGTCGAGCGCTCTAGCCAGCTGAGCTATAGGCCCATTTACCTATATATTTATTCAAATAATCTTTATAAACCGAATATATATTGTTAATTGTTTTTCATTTTTCTATGTATTAAGAAACAAATCTTAATACATTTCTCTGAAAGGAGGTGATCCAACCGCAGGTTCTCCTACGGTTACCTTGTTACGACTTCACCCCAGTCGCTGAATCCACTGTGGAAGGTAGCTACTTTAGCATCCCCGCTTCGAATGAGTTCAACTCCCATGGTGTGACGGGCGGTGAGTACAAGACCCGGGAACGTATTCACCGTAGCATAGCTGATCTACGATTACTAGCGATTCCAACTTCATGTAGTCGAGTTGCAGACTACAATCCGAACTGGGAGATATTTTATAAGATTTGCTCCACATCACTGTATTGCTGCTCTTTGTATATCCCATTGTAGCACGTGTGTAGCCCTGGACGTAAGGGCCATGATGACTTGACGTCATCCTCACCTTCCTCCTACTTGCGTAGGCAGTCTCGTTAGAGTTCTCAGCCGAACTGTTAGCAACTAACGACGAGGGTTGCGCTCGTTGCGGGACTTAACCCAACATCTCACGACACGAGCTGACGACAGCCGTGCAGCACCTGTATGCAAGTTTCTGCAAGCAGACACTAATCTATCTCTAAATCATTCTTACTATGTCAAGTCCAGGTAAGGTTCTTCGTGTATCGTCGAATTAAACCACATGCTCCACCGCTTGTGCGGGTCCCCGTCTATTCCTTTGAGTTTTAATCTTGCGACCGTACTCCCCAGGCGGTACACTTAATGTGTTAACTGCATTACTGCAAGATCTAGTCTCACAACAACTAGTGTACATCGTTTAGGGCGTGGACTACCAGGGTATCTAATCCTGTTTGCTCCCCACGCTTTCGCATCTCAGCGTCAATAATGTTCCAGTAGATCGCCTTCGCAATCGGTATTCCTTCTGATCTCTACGGATTTTACCCCTACACCAGAAATTCCATCTACCTCTCCCACATTCTAGATTAACAGTTTTCAAAGCAGTTCTATAGTTAAGCTATAGGATTTCACTTCAAACTTATCAATCCGCCTACATGCTCTTTACGCCCAGTGATTCCGAGTAACGCTTGCACCCCCCGTATTACCGCGGCTGCTGGCACGGAGTTAGCCGGTGCTTATTCATATAATACCGTCATCATCTTCTTATATAAAAGGAGTTTACGCACCGAAATGTGTCATCCTCCACGCGGCGTTGCTGCATCAGACTTTCGTCCATTGTGCAATATTCCCCACTGCTGCCTCCCGTAGGAGTCTGGACCGTGTCTCAGTTCCAGTGTGACTGATCATCCTCTCAAACCAGTTATGCGTCATTGTCTTGGTAGGCCATTACCCCACCAACTAACTGATACAATACAGGCCAATCTCTTACCAATAAATCTTTCCCTTATAAACTTTTGTTTATAAGGAATATAAGGTATTAGCAAACGTTTCCATTTGTTATCCCTTAGTAAGAGGCATATTACCTATACATTACTCACCCGTGCGCCACTTAGCTGACAACTATAGCAAGCTATAGCCCGTTCTCGTTCGACTTGCATGTGTTAAGCACGCCGCCAGCGTTCACTCTGAGCCAGGATCAAACTCTCCATAAATTATCTATATCTAGTCCATATATCTTACTATATAATCTAAACATATCTTTATAGTGTTTGAAACTGACATATTCTATAATTACTCTTAAAATTATATATCTATCTCTAAACATACTCTCTTATTCGTTAGTTACAAAATTATCACTCAAATTATAGACAAGTTCTTAATCTATACATCATCTCTGACATACAAACTCTCCACTTGTACATTTTTTTTATTTTTTTAACAATCATATATTCGGTTTATAAAGATTACTTCTCTATCACCGTCTTAAACTTTAAAGAACTTTTAACCCTTCTGGTCAAATTGGACGGGAATTATAATAGCTTTTTTTTCCTTTGTCAAGAGTATTGCGCTTAATCTAAGCTTAAATTTTGGAAATTATCTATTTCTTAGATAAAAGCTCGATAAATCCAGTATCTTGATGTATACTAATTTCTCTAAATTCATTTGAATTTGATATAAACTTTATTTTACAAGGCTTTTTTATTTCATATTCATAACTTCCTGATACTAAATTAGATAATTTTGAATAAACTTTTCCATCTTCACCAAAAGATATTTGTCCTAGAGACGTTGTATTATTACAACTTATATCTACATCTTTTATATCATAGTTTTTTAATAATACAAACTTACTATTTTCATTATTTAATCTACAATAATTTGAACTATAAATATATTTATTTGTAAGAGGATCTTTTAATGTCTCTTTTTGATTAGGATGCCCTGTGTCATTATTCTCACTATAGATAGAAAAATATATCCCTCCACCTTCACTTTCTCTACACCTAAAAAATTTAATAGTCCATCGTTTTTTATGCCATAATTGTTCTTCTGAATAAACATCATCACTCAAAGCTTTAAATCTTGTAAAATTTAAATAAATTAAAATTCTATTGCTTACTTCATCTAATTTGCTTATATTTTTTTTAGGTATAAAAATAGAATAGATTATTCCTAGTAGAATTATTACAGTTACAAATTCTATTAAGATAAATGATTTTTTCATATTAACTTTTTAATATAAACTGAAAAAAGTTCTATCCCATAATAATCTATTGATATTTTTTCATCATAGTTATAAAACTCTTTTGTAGATAAAAAATAATTATCTGACTCTAAGATTTCATAAAATTTCAATCTTATAGCTAAATTTTTATCGTCACAAAGAACTCCATATATTCCATGTTTTTTTAATTCTTGTGATATTTCTTTAATAAAATGATACTGGTAAACAAAGTGCCTTTCAGGTTTTGGAAGAAGTAAATAAATAGGCTTATTAACAAATGTAAATAATACATTTATAAATAACAATAAAATAGTCGAAATTGCAATAAAACTATATACTTTTCTAAATTCTTTTAATCTAACTCTATATGAATGTAAAAATATTTTAATAAGAGAAGGGATAACAACTACAACATAAGGAGCAAAATCTTCTATATATATTTTTTGTCTAAAAGATGCTAGAATTGATAATACAAGTGCGGTAGAAGCTATATACCAACTCAAATCCATATCTTTTTTTAGTAAAACTCTATAAAGTGAATATAAAAAATATATAAATAGAACTGGTGATAATATAGCAGCATACATTCCAAAAGTATCTATTAAAAAACCTCTTGGTTTACCATCTGTTGATACTCCATAAATATATAAAGATAAAATAAAAAGTATTGATGAAATATATAAAAGTTTTCTATCTTTCGTTTTAAATGAGAAAAAGAAAAGAGCTAAAAAAAATATTGCAAAAGAGTTATCTACAAATAATACAAAAGGTAATAAGTAATATAAATGTTTATTATGCTTTTTATAATAGTATATATATAAAAGTGTTAAAAATGTGCAGATAATTGCTGTATTTACTAAAAGTGAAGCACTTAAAACTCCAGGTAAAAGCATAAAAATACAAATAGATATAAATCTATCAGATTCATATTTAAAATAATTTTCTGTTATTTTATACATTAAAAGTACACTTAGAATATACATACTTATAAAAGGTAATCTTAAAGCTAAATCACTTTGTCCAAAAAAATATATAGAAGCTTTTGTAATAATTGATAAAATTGAATTATTCTCATATAAATTTAAAGCCTCTTTATATGAAATACTCAAATAAAATTGTGTTTGAATAAGAAGTAAACATACAATAAAAAATAATAATATATAGAAGTATAATGTATATTTACTTTTAAGAAACATATTATATCTTTAAAAAATTATCAATTATTTTATGCCCATATTCACTCATAATTGATTCTGGATGAAATTGAACTCCAAAAATTTGCTTATCTTTAATTTCTAAAGACATAATCTCATCATCATCGTCACTTTTTGAAGTTACAATAATAGTATTTGGTAAATTATTTTTTTCAACAATTAAAGAATGGTATCTTGTTTGAATAAACTCTTTTGGCAAAGTACTAAAAATCTTTGTATCATGTGTAACTTTGATTAATGAAGTTTTACCATGCATCATATTTTTTGCTCTTACAACTTTTGCTCCAAATACTTGTGCTATTGCTTGATGACCTAAACAAATCCCAAAAATTGGTTTTTTATCAGAATAATATTTTATAACTTCAAGGCAAACTCCTGCATCATCTGGAGTTGCAGGACCTGGAGAAATTATGATTTTACTAGGATTTAAAGCTATTATTTCTTCTAAACTCAACTCATCATTTCTAATTACTTTTAAATTTGCTCCCAATTCTAAACAATATTGAACAATATTATATGTAAAACTATCATAGTTATCTATCATTAAAATCATATTTTACCTTTTTAAAAATTGTGCTATTATACCAATTAAGTTTTTAATCTATAATTTCAACATCCTAATAACCATTCTTACTATTAACCTTTATCAAAGTTTAAAGAGTATATTATTTTGTCTTAACTTAAATTAGATTAAATCAAAAGGAGTATAATATGATTAAGAAATTAGCCTTAAGTTCGCTTCTACTTACAAATTTTTTATTTGCAAATAATGAAGTAAATGTATATTCACAAAGACATTATGATTCTGATAAAGCTTTATTTAAACATTTTGAAGAAAAAACTGGAATTAAAGTAAATTTAGTAACAGCAAAAGCTGAAGAGTTAGTTTCAAGACTAGCTATTGAAGGTGCTAATTCACCTGCTGATATTTTAATAACTGCTGATATTGGAAATTTATATGATGCAAAAAAAAGAGATCTACTTCAAAAAGTTGAATCAAAAACTTTAGAAGAAAATATTCCAAGTCACTTAAGAGATGAAGATGGAAAATGGTTTTCACTTACAAAAAGAGCTAGACTTTTCGTTTATAATCCAAAAACTGTAGATCCAAAAGATTTAGATGATTATTTTTCTCTTACTAAACCACAATTTAAAGGTAAAGTTATAACTAGAACTTCAACTCACCCTTATAACAAATCAATGTTAGCTTCTATTATTGCCCATTATGGAGAAGATAAAGCTTTAGAATTTGCAAAAGGATTAGTAAATAATTTTGCTAGAAATCCAAAAGGTGCAGATAAAGATCAAATTAGAGCAGTAGCTTCTGGAGAAGCTGATATTGCTATTGTAAACTCTTACTATTTAGGAGTTATGGCAAATAGTGGTGATAAAGTTGATGAAGAGATAGCAAAAGAAGTAAAAGTATTTTTCCCTGCACAAAATACAACAGGAACTCATATTAATATTTCTGGTGCATCAGTTACAAAATTTGCTCCAAATAAAGAAAATGCTATAAAACTAATTGAATTTTTAACAAGTGTTGATGCTCAAGGAGAATTAGCTCAAGGAAATTATGAATATCCAGTAAACCCAAAGGTTAAACCTGCTGGAATAGTTGCTTCTTGGGGAGAATTTAAAGAAGATACAATCCCTTTAAATGAAGTTGGAAAATACACAAAAAAAGCAGTTGAAGTGGCAACAAAAGGAAAATGGAAATAAAAAATTTAAAATCCTATATAGCTCCAATTCTGGGGCTATGTATAGCATTACCAATACTAATTTTAATTGCATATTTTATATTTAGTGGTTCGTTTAACAAAGAATTTTTACAAAGTGATTTCTTAATTGAATACACTTTAAATACTACTCATCTCATAATTGGAACAGCTATCTTCGTAATCATCATAGGTACAATAACATCTTATTTAAGTGCAAGATTTACATATTTTGGAAGTAAATTTTTTGCTATTTGTTTTGTTCTTCCTTTAGCTTATCCTGCCTATATTTTTGGATATACATATGTTGGTTTTTTTGAGTTTAGAGGACTTTTATCACAAATATTAGGAAATACATCTGTAAAACTTGATGTTTTAAATATGAGTGGTGCTATATTTGTATTTACAATAGCTATGTTTCCATATGTTTATATCCTAGCTAGAGTTTCTTTTGCATCCATATCATCAACAGTTATAGAACTAATATCTTTACAAAAAATCAATCCTATAAAAGCTTTTTTCAAAGTATATTTACCACTAGCTTATCCAGCTATTTTTGCAGGAACAATATTAGCTATTATGGAAACTTTAAGTGATTATGGAACAGTTTTATATTTTGGAATTGAGACTTTTAGCGTAGGTATTTTTAAAAGTTGGTTTGGATATGGAGATTTAAGTGGCGCTATCAATGTTGCTATTGTACTTCTTGTTTTTATATTTTCTATTTTATTAGTAGAATATAATATTAGAAAAAAATTTAGATTTACAAGTTCAACTCATAGTGCAAAAAAAGCAAATAAAATAATTTTAAAAGGGAAATATAACTTTTTAGCATTTCTTATATCTTTTATTATTAGCTCTTTCACTTTATTTATTCCTACTTCTATTTTAATTTATTGGACTTTTTTAGATATACATACTTTAGATTATGAAGCATTTAATCTACTATTTAATACTTTAAATTTAAATATTATTTCGAGTTTATTTATAGTAACTTTAGCATTCTTTATAGTATATTTTATAAGAAAGTTTCCTTCT
Proteins encoded in this window:
- a CDS encoding membrane protein, with the protein product MFLKSKYTLYFYILLFFIVCLLLIQTQFYLSISYKEALNLYENNSILSIITKASIYFFGQSDLALRLPFISMYILSVLLMYKITENYFKYESDRFISICIFMLLPGVLSASLLVNTAIICTFLTLLYIYYYKKHNKHLYYLLPFVLFVDNSFAIFFLALFFFSFKTKDRKLLYISSILFILSLYIYGVSTDGKPRGFLIDTFGMYAAILSPVLFIYFLYSLYRVLLKKDMDLSWYIASTALVLSILASFRQKIYIEDFAPYVVVVIPSLIKIFLHSYRVRLKEFRKVYSFIAISTILLLFINVLFTFVNKPIYLLLPKPERHFVYQYHFIKEISQELKKHGIYGVLCDDKNLAIRLKFYEILESDNYFLSTKEFYNYDEKISIDYYGIELFSVYIKKLI
- a CDS encoding anthranilate synthase component II is translated as MILMIDNYDSFTYNIVQYCLELGANLKVIRNDELSLEEIIALNPSKIIISPGPATPDDAGVCLEVIKYYSDKKPIFGICLGHQAIAQVFGAKVVRAKNMMHGKTSLIKVTHDTKIFSTLPKEFIQTRYHSLIVEKNNLPNTIIVTSKSDDDDEIMSLEIKDKQIFGVQFHPESIMSEYGHKIIDNFLKI
- a CDS encoding Fe(3+) ABC transporter substrate-binding protein translates to MIKKLALSSLLLTNFLFANNEVNVYSQRHYDSDKALFKHFEEKTGIKVNLVTAKAEELVSRLAIEGANSPADILITADIGNLYDAKKRDLLQKVESKTLEENIPSHLRDEDGKWFSLTKRARLFVYNPKTVDPKDLDDYFSLTKPQFKGKVITRTSTHPYNKSMLASIIAHYGEDKALEFAKGLVNNFARNPKGADKDQIRAVASGEADIAIVNSYYLGVMANSGDKVDEEIAKEVKVFFPAQNTTGTHINISGASVTKFAPNKENAIKLIEFLTSVDAQGELAQGNYEYPVNPKVKPAGIVASWGEFKEDTIPLNEVGKYTKKAVEVATKGKWK
- a CDS encoding ABC transporter permease, which encodes MEIKNLKSYIAPILGLCIALPILILIAYFIFSGSFNKEFLQSDFLIEYTLNTTHLIIGTAIFVIIIGTITSYLSARFTYFGSKFFAICFVLPLAYPAYIFGYTYVGFFEFRGLLSQILGNTSVKLDVLNMSGAIFVFTIAMFPYVYILARVSFASISSTVIELISLQKINPIKAFFKVYLPLAYPAIFAGTILAIMETLSDYGTVLYFGIETFSVGIFKSWFGYGDLSGAINVAIVLLVFIFSILLVEYNIRKKFRFTSSTHSAKKANKIILKGKYNFLAFLISFIISSFTLFIPTSILIYWTFLDIHTLDYEAFNLLFNTLNLNIISSLFIVTLAFFIVYFIRKFPSKISSVTHKLSILGYSIPGAVVAVGLIIIANFIDKSLGIFFFSGSFIILIFAYTTRYFASSIGSVENGFSKIDSSIDDTSKIFCKNEAQSIFKIYLPLLKPYLISGFLILYIDIAKELPATLILRPFNFDTLAIRIYELATNEMLYKTGFPSLILVLTTAVAVLLLNSKFVRRRK